One stretch of Zingiber officinale cultivar Zhangliang chromosome 6B, Zo_v1.1, whole genome shotgun sequence DNA includes these proteins:
- the LOC121988443 gene encoding 40S ribosomal protein S3-3-like: MATQMSKKRKFVADGVFFAELNEVLTRELAEDGYSGVEVRVTPMRTEIIIRATRTQNVLGEKGRRIRELTSVVQKRFKFPENGVELYAEKVNNRGLCAIAQAESLRYKLLGGLAVRRACYGVLRFVMESGAKGCEVIVSGKLRAQRAKSMKFKDGYMISSGQPVKEYIDSAVRHVLLRQGVLGIKVKIMLDWDPKGKQGPTTPLPDLVTIHPAKDEEEYLKPALLVPADIPVA; this comes from the exons ATGGCGACGCAGATGAGCAAGAAACGAAAG TTTGTGGCGGATGGAGTTTTCTTCGCCGAGTTGAACGAGGTCCTGACTAGAGAGCTTGCGGAGGATGGGTATTCGGGTGTCGAGGTAAGGGTTACGCCCATGAGAACTGAGATCATTATTCGTGCTACTCGCACTCAGAACGTACTCG GCGAGAAGGGTAGAAGAATCAGGGAGTTAACGTCGGTGGTGCAGAAAAGATTCAAATTTCCTGAGAATGGCGTTGAGCTCTATGCAGAGAAGGTGAACAATAGGGGGCTCTGTGCCATTGCTCAAGCTGAATCGCTGCGCTACAAGCTTCTTGGTGGCCTTGCTGTTCGAAG GGCATGTTATGGTGTGTTGAGGTTTGTCATGGAGAGTGGTGCAAAAGGATGTGAG GTAATTGTGAGTGGAAAACTTAGGGCCCAGCGAGCTAAATCTATGAAGTTCAAAGATGGGTACATGATTTCTTCTGGTCAGCCAGTCAAGGAATACATTGACTCAGCAGTGAGGCATGTTCTCCTTAGACAG GGTGTTCTTGGAATCAAGGTCAAAATTATGTTGGATTGGGATCCGAAAGGGAAGCAAGGCCCCACCACCCCTCTTCCTGATCTCGTCACCATCCATCCAGCAAAGGATGAAGAGGAATACCTTAAGCCAGCACTGCTGGTGCCTGCAGATATTCCCGTTGCCTGA
- the LOC121988444 gene encoding probable small nuclear ribonucleoprotein G: protein MSRSGQPPDLKKYMDKQLQIKLNANRVVVGTLRGFDQFMNLVIDNTVEVNGNEKNDIGMVVIRGNSVVMIEALEPVART from the exons ATGAGCCGATCAGGCCAACCCCCGGATCTCAAGAA GTACATGGACAAGCAGCTGCAAa TAAAACTGAATGCAAACCGGGTCGTGGTCGGCACACTTCGTGGGTTTGACCAATTTATGAACCTTGTCATCGACAACACTGTGGAGGTGAATGGCAATGAGAAGAATGATATTGGCATGGTG GTTATTCGAGGAAACAGCGTGGTGATGATTGAAGCCTTAGAGCCGGTCGCAAGAACATAA
- the LOC121988446 gene encoding uncharacterized protein LOC121988446 isoform X1: MEISSSSFLSSFLLLLLLSSSLTSATDSTNNPADQLVAVINTNRTSSNSPRLFDNAGLGCIALEYIKGYNGECNKVGEMMRPPNSSFTDTFAPNCGVEVATLAPISGRLIACQSSYASPQDAFNILVDDARSLQILHSRNHTTVGAAVSGTDGGSPYFWCVLFSNGKGNNSFVLEGGVAKDVHPGCFSGNNDDCSAAKGLSKRLGVMVATMLVTLAYVFGL; this comes from the exons ATGGagatctcctcctcctcctttctctcttcctttctcctcctccttctcctctcctcctccctcactTCAGCTACTGATAGTACAA ACAATCCTGCAGATCAACTGGTGGCAGTAATCAACACCAACCGAACCTCGTCCAATTCCCCAAGACTCTTTGACAATGCAGGCCTTGGCTGCATTGCCTTGGAGTACATCAAGGGCTACAACGGTGAATGCAACAAGGTAGGTGAAATGATGAGGCCACCTAACTCCAGCTTCACTGACACCTTTGCCCCCAATTGTGGTGTTGAGGTTGCAACACTTGCACCAATCTCTGGCCGCCTGATTGCCTGCCAGAGCTCCTATGCCTCTCCCCAGGATGCCTTTAACATTTTGGTTGACGATGCTCGGAGCTTACAGATTCTCCATAGTAGGAACCACACCACGGTAGGAGCTGCAGTGAGTGGCACGGATGGGGGCTCACCATATTTTTGGTGTGTGCTGTTCAGTAATGGGAAGGGGAACAATAGCTTTGTGCTTGAGGGAGGCGTCGCAAAGGATGTCCATCCAGGGTGTTTCAGTGGCAATAACGATGATTGCAGCGCTGCCAAAGGGTTGAGCAAGAGATTGGGGGTTATGGTGGCTACAATGTTGGTTACTTTGGCTTATGTTTTTGGGTTGTGA
- the LOC121988446 gene encoding uncharacterized protein LOC121988446 isoform X2: MENGDNPADQLVAVINTNRTSSNSPRLFDNAGLGCIALEYIKGYNGECNKVGEMMRPPNSSFTDTFAPNCGVEVATLAPISGRLIACQSSYASPQDAFNILVDDARSLQILHSRNHTTVGAAVSGTDGGSPYFWCVLFSNGKGNNSFVLEGGVAKDVHPGCFSGNNDDCSAAKGLSKRLGVMVATMLVTLAYVFGL, translated from the exons ATGGAGAATGGAG ACAATCCTGCAGATCAACTGGTGGCAGTAATCAACACCAACCGAACCTCGTCCAATTCCCCAAGACTCTTTGACAATGCAGGCCTTGGCTGCATTGCCTTGGAGTACATCAAGGGCTACAACGGTGAATGCAACAAGGTAGGTGAAATGATGAGGCCACCTAACTCCAGCTTCACTGACACCTTTGCCCCCAATTGTGGTGTTGAGGTTGCAACACTTGCACCAATCTCTGGCCGCCTGATTGCCTGCCAGAGCTCCTATGCCTCTCCCCAGGATGCCTTTAACATTTTGGTTGACGATGCTCGGAGCTTACAGATTCTCCATAGTAGGAACCACACCACGGTAGGAGCTGCAGTGAGTGGCACGGATGGGGGCTCACCATATTTTTGGTGTGTGCTGTTCAGTAATGGGAAGGGGAACAATAGCTTTGTGCTTGAGGGAGGCGTCGCAAAGGATGTCCATCCAGGGTGTTTCAGTGGCAATAACGATGATTGCAGCGCTGCCAAAGGGTTGAGCAAGAGATTGGGGGTTATGGTGGCTACAATGTTGGTTACTTTGGCTTATGTTTTTGGGTTGTGA
- the LOC121988445 gene encoding uncharacterized protein LOC121988445, translating to MSFARNGRKVFTPAPLTGFMLSNIPELNGSNFSDWHEQVLITLGCLDLDFCLQADEPSKPTDATSVEEKFLYEKWERSNRLSLMIIKSKIAKNIRTSIPESTNARKFLLSVEKKFVPKKVPALEKELGEIINDQYHTTYVETVGSDHDFYHAIYEIIEKLNERKRAIQFRLPSKEELKNKYEEHRGPRKEGEKLTREEFDKIAKDTLKIDKITWRKLALETIFFMFGAPIGAVVATRLIPGGTSLALDDILAPAVTSLTAIVLAKTNRI from the exons ATGAGCTTCGCCAGAAATGGAAGGAAAG TTTTCACTCCAGCTCCACTCACAGGGTTCATGCTGTCGAACATTCCAGAGCTGAATGGATCAAACTTTTCTGATTGGCATGAGCAAGTGCTCATCACCTTGGGGTGTCTAGATTTGGATTTTTGCCTTCAAGCTGATGAACCTTCAAAGCCAACAGATGCAACCTCGGTAGAAGAAAAATTCCTTTATGAGAAATGGGAACGATCCAATCGTTTGAGTCTGATGATTATCAAAAGCAAAATAGCAAAGAATATTCGAACTTCTATTCCTGAATCTACAAATGCACGCAAGTTTCTACTTTCAGTGGAGAAGAAATTCGTGCCTAAAAAAGTTCCAG CTCTTGAGAAGGAACTGGGAGAGATTATAAATGACCAATATCATACTACATATGTGGAAACGGTGGGCAGTGATCATGATTTCTATCATGCAATTTATGAGATCATAGA AAAGCTTAATGAAAGGAAGAGAGCAATACAATTCAGATTGCCAAGCAAAGAAGAGTTGAAGAACAAATATGAG GAACACCGTGGACCCCGCAAAGAAGGCGAGAAATTGACGAGGGAGGAGTTCGACAAAATTGCAAAGGACACCCTGAAAATTGACAAAATTACATGGAGAAAACTAGCCCTCGAAACCATCTTCTTCATGTTTGGGGCTCCAATCGGCGCTGTTGTAGCAACAAGGCTCATTCCTGGAGGGACCTCATTAGCCCTCGATGACATATTGGCCCCTGCAGTCACTTCCTTAACTGCCATCGTCTTGGCCAAAACTAATAGGATTTAA
- the LOC121990471 gene encoding uncharacterized protein LOC121990471 → MANNGKKGNKTPSKESLDRIIENYPQILNKETTDDDFCHIIYEIIGKLNEEKGAIQIKLPKRDELKERFDSITKGNKSKTLTKDEFRRIVKEIITFDSFTVGKGALDAIAFLFGAPIGALFAKRFIPGGASVSDDILIPAVTSLTVFLLAKTNRL, encoded by the exons ATGGCAAACAATGGCAAGAAAG GAAATAAAACTCCTTCAAAGGAATCGCTAGATCGTATAATCGAAAACTATCCTCAAATTCTCAACAAAGAGACCACTGATGACGATTTTTGTCATATTATTTATGAGATCATCGG AAAGCTTAATGAGGAGAAAGGGGCGATACAGATCAAATTGCCTAAAAGAGATGAACTGAAGGAAAGGTTTGAC AGCATTACGAAAGGGAATAAAAGTAAAACATTGACAAAGGATGAGTTCCGCAGAATTGTGAAGGAAATCATCACGTTTGACAGTTTCACAGTGGGAAAGGGAGCCCTCGACGCCATTGCCTTCTTGTTTGGAGCCCCAATCGGTGCTCTCTTTGCCAAAAGATTCATCCCTGGAGGTGCATCGGTTTCTGATGACATACTCATCCCTGCAGTCACCTCCCTCACTGTCTTCCTCTTGGCCAAAACTAACCggctataa